A region from the Linepithema humile isolate Giens D197 chromosome 1, Lhum_UNIL_v1.0, whole genome shotgun sequence genome encodes:
- the LOC136997533 gene encoding uncharacterized protein isoform X1, which translates to MNNQRKTHIRRKQAFFSKAGVANYKVQKLKQFRLSQNIQRPTRNITKPKRYVTTSSQDEAPSLKKKKKPETEKPINLDKDVDEIRNAPNDASTTILPSQESERSNMSSWSLPIRDDVAVTNEKVAVDRSYTQLMSGTSTSITRVGGQLESTNRASTFTEDQSVRPNDSGALNPLLHLQSLQQMPQTSGCTGGYSETIMGNYRYQRHDRYDGYDYPYPSRDNYHETTQHEHATQHDHQHYWNAIIGEFNNMRKQLENMPTKEDFITITQKLDKLLKKQSNKMPMKPHCIPLKSVKEVQNFDNIDEEQYNEVVTYLKYLGGQTLDESVKFCMKQIITDEALNKYSLWGEKDRNLELYNTQLLYAVYEAVANSPYFAVPDQQKFYDAVKESIRFAKQRLRNSVRRQPGETGRRTRRREEADAIFGTRNREEEEEISNRKEEEEEG; encoded by the exons ATGAATAACCAACGCAAAACTCATATACGTCGTAAACAAGCATTCTTTTCTAAGGCTGGAGTTGCTAACTATAAGGTTCAgaagttgaaacaatttcGTTTAAGTCA AAACATTCAACGTCCTACGAGGAATATTACAAAACCAAAGAGGTATGTGACAACTTCAAGTCAGGACGAAGCACCGtcgttaaaaaagaaaaaaaaaccagaaACAGAGAAACCAATTAATCTCGATAAAGATGTCGATGAAATTCGCAATGCACCAAACGACGCTTCTACAACGATTCTTCCAAGTCAGGAGTCAGAAAGAAGCAACATGTCATCTTGGTCCTTACCGATTAGAGACGACGTAGCAGTTACGAATGAAAAAGTTGCGGTTGACCGCAGTTACACGCAACTGATGTCAGGAACTTCAACTTCCATTACACGTGTTGGTG GGCAACTCGAAAGCACTAATAGAGCATCCACTTTTACCGAAGATCAAAGCGTGCGTCCTAATGATTCCGGAGCACTAAATCCACTGTTACATTTGCAAAGTCTGCAACAAATGCCGCAAACAAGCGGATGCACTGGAGGATACTCTGAAACTATTATGGGAAATTATCGCTATCAACGGCATGATAGATATGACGGATATGACTATCCGTATCCTTCAAGAGATAATTATCATGAAACAACACAACATGAGCATGCAACACAACATGATCATCAGCATTATTGGAATGCTATAATAGG GGAATTCAATAACATGAGAAAGCAGCTAGAAAATATGCCGACGAAAGAAGATTTCAT AACCATCACCCAAAAACTTGATAAACTGTTAAAAAAGCAAAGCAATAAAATGCCAATGAAACCACACTGTATTCCATTAAAATCCGTCAAAGAAGTGCAGAACTTCGACAATATTGACGAAGAACAGTACAACGAAGTG GTGACATATCTCAAATACTTGGGAGGACAAACTTTGGACGaaagtgtaaaattttgcatgaaacaaataataacggacgaagcattaaataaatattccttaTGGGGCGAAAAGGACCGGAATCTCGAACTTTATAATACTCAGTTATTATATGCAGTATatg AAGCGGTAGCAAACAGCCCTTATTTTGCGGTACCTGaccaacaaaaattttatgatgctGTGAAAGAATCCATAAGATTCGCTAAACAACGACTGCGAAATTCTGTTCGTAGACAACCAGGAGAGACAGGTCGCCGAACAAGGCGGCGCGAGGAAGCAGATGCCATATTTGGCACAAGAAAcagagaagaggaagaagaaataagcaatagaaaagaagaagaagaagaaggatga
- the LOC136997534 gene encoding uncharacterized protein, translating to MSYLFKVWSANRKQKISLVINQSDTMLSELIAKSNSKLGINGSTLVMEKDGTNIDDNDVLKFCSGETFMLLQAEEFWLPQNETELHNMASCDTLSVDSMSTFSSSSSTRHLSSPKTVSHNVQLNNNDVWTSFRIPWHNLESTVLKELEAGNRNKYIIHAVVNRIRDEKCARIHSIQGIQNHS from the coding sequence ATGTCTTATTTGTTCAAAGTTTGGTCGGctaatagaaaacaaaaaatctcaTTAGTAATTAATCAATCTGATACTATGTTATCTGAACTTATTGCAAAAAGTAACAGCAAGCTTGGTATTAACGGTTCAACTCTTGTTATGGAAAAAGATGGTACAAATATTGACGATAATGATGTTTTAAAGTTTTGTTCTGGCGAAACTTTTATGTTATTGCAAGCAGAAGAATTTTGGTTACCTCAAAATGAAACAGAATTACACAATATGGCATCCTGCGATACCCTAAGTGTAGATTCCATGTCTACTTTTTCATCCTCATCAAGTACACGACATCTTTCATCGCCAAAAACTGTATCACATAATGtacaattgaataataatgacGTTTGGACAAGCTTTCGTATACCTTGGCACAATTTGGAATCTACAGTGCTTAAAGAATTAGAAGCAGGAAATcgcaacaaatatataatacatgctGTTGTAAATCGTATCCGAGATGAGAAATGTGCAAGAATTCATTCCATCCAAGGCATTCAAAATCACAGCTAA
- the LOC136997533 gene encoding uncharacterized protein isoform X2 — translation MNNQRKTHIRRKQAFFSKAGVANYKVQKLKQFRLSQNIQRPTRNITKPKRYVTTSSQDEAPSLKKKKKPETEKPINLDKDVDEIRNAPNDASTTILPSQESERSNMSSWSLPIRDDVAVTNEKVAVDRSYTQLMSGTSTSITRVGGQLESTNRASTFTEDQSVRPNDSGALNPLLHLQSLQQMPQTSGCTGGYSETIMGNYRYQRHDRYDGYDYPYPSRDNYHETTQHEHATQHDHQHYWNAIIGEFNNMRKQLENMPTKEDFITITQKLDKLLKKQSNKMPMKPHCIPLKSVKEVQNFDNIDEEQYNEVVTYLKYLGGQTLDESVKFCMKQIITDEALNKYSLWGEKDRNLELYNTQLLYAVYDNQERQVAEQGGARKQMPYLAQETEKRKKK, via the exons ATGAATAACCAACGCAAAACTCATATACGTCGTAAACAAGCATTCTTTTCTAAGGCTGGAGTTGCTAACTATAAGGTTCAgaagttgaaacaatttcGTTTAAGTCA AAACATTCAACGTCCTACGAGGAATATTACAAAACCAAAGAGGTATGTGACAACTTCAAGTCAGGACGAAGCACCGtcgttaaaaaagaaaaaaaaaccagaaACAGAGAAACCAATTAATCTCGATAAAGATGTCGATGAAATTCGCAATGCACCAAACGACGCTTCTACAACGATTCTTCCAAGTCAGGAGTCAGAAAGAAGCAACATGTCATCTTGGTCCTTACCGATTAGAGACGACGTAGCAGTTACGAATGAAAAAGTTGCGGTTGACCGCAGTTACACGCAACTGATGTCAGGAACTTCAACTTCCATTACACGTGTTGGTG GGCAACTCGAAAGCACTAATAGAGCATCCACTTTTACCGAAGATCAAAGCGTGCGTCCTAATGATTCCGGAGCACTAAATCCACTGTTACATTTGCAAAGTCTGCAACAAATGCCGCAAACAAGCGGATGCACTGGAGGATACTCTGAAACTATTATGGGAAATTATCGCTATCAACGGCATGATAGATATGACGGATATGACTATCCGTATCCTTCAAGAGATAATTATCATGAAACAACACAACATGAGCATGCAACACAACATGATCATCAGCATTATTGGAATGCTATAATAGG GGAATTCAATAACATGAGAAAGCAGCTAGAAAATATGCCGACGAAAGAAGATTTCAT AACCATCACCCAAAAACTTGATAAACTGTTAAAAAAGCAAAGCAATAAAATGCCAATGAAACCACACTGTATTCCATTAAAATCCGTCAAAGAAGTGCAGAACTTCGACAATATTGACGAAGAACAGTACAACGAAGTG GTGACATATCTCAAATACTTGGGAGGACAAACTTTGGACGaaagtgtaaaattttgcatgaaacaaataataacggacgaagcattaaataaatattccttaTGGGGCGAAAAGGACCGGAATCTCGAACTTTATAATACTCAGTTATTATATGCAGTATatg ACAACCAGGAGAGACAGGTCGCCGAACAAGGCGGCGCGAGGAAGCAGATGCCATATTTGGCACAAGAAAcagagaagaggaagaagaaataa